The segment GGCTCAAGCACACATTCGCATTTAAAACCGGGGGGGCAGTAGAGTTTAAATATAAACCTGTAGTGATAACAAAATTTCAGCCAGAGGAGAGGAATTATTAACCTTAAAGAGGTAAGCAACACACTGGGGATTAACCATCGGACATTAGAGCACTACCTATCAGCCCTTGAGAACACCTTTGTTATTAATATCACAAGGCCATTTTTTACTAATATCCGCAAAGAGCTTACCAAAATGCCAAAGATATATTTTGTAGATAATGGAATGAGAAATCTGGCATTAAAGTATTTTGCAAAATTTATGGATAGTCGCGATAAAGGCGAGCTTCTTGAGAATTTTGTTTTGTCTTCGTTATTAAAAAGGGGCGATTTGACAGTTAACTATTGGAGGACTAAGGATAAAAGCGAAGTTGATTTTATCTGCAGGGATTACTATGGGAATACGATTCCTCTTGA is part of the Nitrospirota bacterium genome and harbors:
- a CDS encoding DUF4143 domain-containing protein, whose product is MINLKEVSNTLGINHRTLEHYLSALENTFVINITRPFFTNIRKELTKMPKIYFVDNGMRNLALKYFAKFMDSRDKGELLENFVLSSLLKRGDLTVNYWRTKDKSEVDFICRDYYGNTIPL